The genomic window TTGCGACCAAAGAATAATTGCCACTTGAGCCGGAATGCCCAAAAGGAATAATAACCACATATTATATTGAACCAGAGTTAAATAGGCCGCGGCTAAAAGCGACCACACAAAGATTGAGAGAATAAAGAAGTTGTTACGGGTCTTTCCCCAAATGGAATTAAATATAACGCCAATAATGCAGGATAAAGGGACCGACCAAACAAAGACAATCCAGTTCATTTTTCCGGTTGGAAATTGACTTTGGAAGAAAACAAATAAAATCATCGCTATGAACCACACTAAAGTGATGGATAGCAGTGAAATAATCAACTTGTTTGCTTTCTTTTCCTTAACCTTCACAAACTGCTTTTTTTCTTCAAAAGTTCCTACATGTGTCAAATAATCTAAAGTGACACCATATAATTCAGCAATCTGAGCCAAAATTTCAATATCGGGTAGGGCATCGCCATGCTCCCATTTTGAAATTGCTTTATCCGAATAATTTAATTTAAGGGCTAGTTCGGCTTGAGTCCAATGATGTTTCTTTCTTAATTCCACGAGATTGGTGGCGATAATTGATTTTAAGTTTTCCATAATTCTTCTCCACTGTTTCGGCTAGATACATTGTAATATTTATATTTTTTTAATGCAATACACGAAATATATCCCCAATTCTACTGCCAGTAGAGAACTCTATGCTTGTCTCAAAGGAAGAGAATCGCCTCTATTATTAGGGTTTAAAACATTATAATTTGCATATTTATCAGTAGGGTGCATTTTTTTGAGTTAAAACTTAATATTAGGGCGAGGAAAAGAGTGATGAGTAAAGAAAAGCCAATTTTTATTTACGAAGATGAAGTGCATGATGAGTTTTCCGGAATAACCCGGGATAAAATTACCATTGATGAACATTTTCGCTATATTAATAACAATATTTTCTACCGCTTTTTTGCTTTTATTGTCTATCGCCTAATTATGACCCCGGTTGCCTTTATCTATTTAAAAATAAAATTTAATTACAAAATTAAAAACAAATCTGTATTAAAAAGAATTAAAAAACAACCATACTTTCTCTATGGCAACCACACTCAAGTGCCTGGTGATGGGTATATTCCCAATATGATTACTTTTCCAAAAAAAAGTTATGTGATTGTGAGCCCAGAGAATTTGGCCTTAAAGGGTACTAGAACTTTTATGAAAATGATTGGGGCCTATCCCCTTCCTAGCGATTTCCACGCCACAAAAAATTTTATAAACGGAATAGAGAAGCGCCTTAAACAGAATAGCGTTATTACCATTTATCCCGAAGCTCATATTTGGCCATATTACACCAAGATCCGGCCATTTGATTATCGTTCCTTCTCCTATCCAATTAGTTTCAATGTACCGACATTTGCCTTTACTGTAACTTACCAAAAGCGGCATTGGAGAAAGACACCCCGTATTACAATTTATTTAGACGGTCCCTTCTATCCAACACCTGACGTTAACAAAAAAGATGCTGCAATTCTTCTTCATGACGAAGTTATAGATGCAATGCGCAAAAGAAGTGAGAACAGCAACTACGAATACATTACTTATCAAAAAAAGGAGATTATCCATGATTAACTTACTCTATGGTGGTAACCAAAAAGCTTACGACGGAATGATGATTTCACTTATATCCATCGCTAATAATACCAAAGAACCATTAAATGTTTTTATTCTAACGATGAACTTAAGCGATGTTGAATCGCGCAATCAGCCAATAAGCAATA from Bacilli bacterium includes these protein-coding regions:
- a CDS encoding helix-turn-helix transcriptional regulator; this encodes MENLKSIIATNLVELRKKHHWTQAELALKLNYSDKAISKWEHGDALPDIEILAQIAELYGVTLDYLTHVGTFEEKKQFVKVKEKKANKLIISLLSITLVWFIAMILFVFFQSQFPTGKMNWIVFVWSVPLSCIIGVIFNSIWGKTRNNFFILSIFVWSLLAAAYLTLVQYNMWLLFLLGIPAQVAIILWSQIKGK